CTTGCCTGCTCCATTGGGACCCAAGATACCAAAAATCTCCCCCTTCTTAACCTCAAAGGAGATATTATCAACAGCTGTAAAGCCATTGTATTTTTTAGTAAGGTTTTCAACAACAATAATATTCTTTTTCATATTGGACAATTTATTTATTGTTTAAATAAAATTTTCTCTTCTTTTCTGGAAATTTTTCTATTGCATAGCGAAGCATTGTTCGCGGCATCGTTTTATAATACTTCTTTAAAAATTTTTCTTCAACCCCCTCTCCACACTTTTTGCCAACTTCTCTTAACATCCAGCCAACTGCCTTGTGTATTAAATCATGCTCGTCATCTTTTAATATAAAAGCAATTTTTAAAGTTTCTTCTGGATTTCCTTTATAGATAAAATGAAATGTTGATAAAATTGCAATTCTTCTCTCCCAAATATTTTTTGACCTTGCAAGCTTATGTAAAATAGACTTATTTCTATCTTCTAAATATAGCCCAACTATTTTGGGGGCTGATAAATCCACTAAGTCCCAATTATTAATATATTTTGTATTTTTAAGATAAAAGTTATAAATTTCTTTTTTTTCTTTATTATTTCCTTTCTGAAACTTTAACACTAAAATTAAAAGACAAATTAATCTTTCTTCGTGCACTTTACTTTTAATTAATTTTTTAAGATCTAACATTGAAAGCTCTTTAAATTCTTTTGCTATTTTTCTTTGTTCGGGGACTACAACGCCCAAGAAAATATCACCCTCGCCATATTCGCCTTTTCCTGTCTTAAAAAACCTTTGCAGAATTTCTGCCTTTTCTCCGTCAGCTTTCTTCTGAAGACTTTTTTCAAAATCTCTTAGTGTTTTCATGTTCTTTCGTTGCTAAAAACAAAAACAGGCAGAATGTCCTCTTTTGCTTTTTGCCCTTTATTAAAAGTTTAAAAAAATTGACAATGCTAAAATTCCATGCAAGATGGCAACAGCAAAGGAAAGAATCACAAACCCTATGTGCCACTTGATAGAAACCTTGCCCTTTCTTGCTAAAGTACCAATTATGGCAGTAATTAAAAAAACAAATAGGGTCTTTATGCCAAAATATAAAACTAGTGGTTTTCCAAATATTAGCTTTAATGCGATATCCCGAACCATTTTTTTTACTCAACAATTATTGTTCCTTTCATAGAAGGATGAATTCCGCAAAAATAATCAAACGT
This genomic interval from Candidatus Paceibacterota bacterium contains the following:
- a CDS encoding ATP-binding cassette domain-containing protein, whose translation is MKKNIIVVENLTKKYNGFTAVDNISFEVKKGEIFGILGPNGAGKTTTLEMMEGLRKITKGEIKINNLDVKKEKEKVKSIIG
- a CDS encoding DNA alkylation repair protein, whose amino-acid sequence is MKTLRDFEKSLQKKADGEKAEILQRFFKTGKGEYGEGDIFLGVVVPEQRKIAKEFKELSMLDLKKLIKSKVHEERLICLLILVLKFQKGNNKEKKEIYNFYLKNTKYINNWDLVDLSAPKIVGLYLEDRNKSILHKLARSKNIWERRIAILSTFHFIYKGNPEETLKIAFILKDDEHDLIHKAVGWMLREVGKKCGEGVEEKFLKKYYKTMPRTMLRYAIEKFPEKKRKFYLNNK